A window of the Paenibacillus woosongensis genome harbors these coding sequences:
- a CDS encoding stalk domain-containing protein: MNLKKMVLTTVSIASFVTMVLPASAAETVHGSILSTEDIKAEQNSIATEWQDAQTNITDQENPEAEGTGSGSKEEFPAANGTAQPPETKSAPVNQQTRLVAAGTANTAADSGVSQLVLMMNSNKMYQNGKQYLAPHPMTVKDGVSYISIRAIVERTGLKLSFDNKTKETIIRRGGDELRFKLNSKTYKVNGAVKPMKGPSYSSNGVFLVPLTSITQALGIPYTVNQQEKKVILNLSTKPVASFSIGNPEIFAGETLVQYIPSAYSPKGLPIVEEQWEGREEVFMYPGRYVVSYRVKDSSGQWSDTFWLTVTVNKPHTPPVADFTTNKDTYRIGEFISYTDYSTDEDNAIVSREWLNNEMAFFTPGPKTIRLTVRNKYGLSSTVEKTITITDEILYTRDEFYKIYTPVGSKYSFDGTKIPTWAKVPYQYDTEPVTLIRSNSPETVYSEGILYRESAIGNTRFMLHHVNATRKNVKMYVVATNRGSETARLTQTGLGMGGPTKYATASGKMSVQRYFESMQFGNKFKDVWLSPGQSKVIFTELSSSVMRQGDVVSLFADLYSDQTIQYHVIMLSTTRDPINALQNLSVLPMDNHNRGTYFDATRNIRYGDLLGLTPARLMIGDNSQDPYLVGRDGATGSYQMNAGNFGVLYRIKLYRVAPRTLITFNPRGGQYDGVIMVNGRIVQLPDTSGLKAPHEAAVLYRTGDQEETVEMLFTAAPGSSLSVNLLFQPLPEIKH; this comes from the coding sequence ATGAATTTGAAAAAAATGGTCCTCACCACCGTATCCATAGCTTCATTTGTGACCATGGTTCTACCTGCCAGTGCGGCAGAGACCGTACATGGAAGTATTCTAAGCACGGAGGATATTAAGGCAGAACAAAACAGCATCGCAACCGAATGGCAGGATGCTCAGACGAACATAACCGATCAGGAAAACCCGGAGGCTGAGGGAACCGGCTCAGGCAGCAAGGAAGAATTCCCTGCGGCAAATGGTACGGCTCAGCCGCCGGAAACCAAGTCGGCACCAGTTAACCAGCAGACCCGCCTTGTCGCCGCGGGGACGGCGAATACGGCAGCAGATTCCGGGGTCAGCCAGCTGGTTTTGATGATGAATAGCAACAAGATGTATCAGAACGGCAAGCAATACTTGGCACCGCATCCGATGACCGTCAAGGACGGAGTTTCCTACATCTCTATCCGGGCGATCGTCGAGCGGACGGGCTTGAAATTATCCTTCGACAATAAAACTAAAGAGACGATCATCCGGCGGGGCGGCGACGAGCTGCGCTTCAAGCTGAACAGCAAGACCTATAAAGTGAACGGTGCCGTCAAGCCAATGAAAGGGCCCTCATATTCTTCTAACGGCGTATTTTTGGTTCCGTTAACCTCTATTACGCAAGCGCTTGGCATCCCCTATACGGTCAACCAGCAGGAGAAGAAGGTCATTCTCAACCTGTCGACGAAGCCGGTCGCCTCTTTCAGCATCGGCAACCCGGAAATTTTCGCAGGCGAGACTTTGGTGCAGTATATCCCTAGCGCATATTCCCCGAAAGGACTGCCGATTGTGGAGGAGCAGTGGGAAGGGCGCGAGGAAGTCTTTATGTATCCGGGCAGATACGTGGTCAGTTACCGTGTCAAGGATTCCAGCGGACAATGGAGCGATACGTTTTGGCTAACCGTGACGGTGAACAAGCCGCATACGCCTCCGGTCGCTGATTTTACTACGAATAAGGATACCTATAGGATCGGGGAATTCATTTCCTACACGGATTATAGTACGGACGAGGATAATGCGATCGTATCGCGCGAATGGCTCAACAATGAAATGGCTTTCTTCACACCAGGGCCGAAGACGATCCGCTTGACTGTAAGGAATAAGTACGGGCTGTCCTCGACGGTCGAGAAGACGATTACGATAACGGACGAGATATTGTATACGAGGGACGAATTCTACAAGATTTACACCCCAGTCGGCAGCAAATACTCGTTTGACGGTACCAAGATTCCCACTTGGGCTAAGGTTCCTTACCAATATGATACGGAGCCCGTAACGCTGATTCGCAGCAACAGCCCGGAGACGGTCTATTCCGAAGGCATCCTCTACCGGGAATCGGCGATCGGAAATACGAGATTCATGCTGCATCATGTAAATGCAACGAGGAAAAACGTCAAGATGTACGTCGTAGCCACAAATCGTGGCTCGGAAACCGCGCGCTTAACCCAGACGGGCTTAGGGATGGGCGGACCTACGAAATACGCGACGGCATCCGGCAAAATGTCGGTTCAGCGCTATTTTGAATCGATGCAGTTCGGCAATAAGTTTAAGGACGTCTGGCTGTCCCCTGGACAAAGCAAAGTTATTTTTACAGAACTCAGCTCCAGCGTAATGAGACAGGGAGATGTTGTATCCCTGTTTGCCGACTTATACAGCGATCAGACGATTCAGTATCACGTCATCATGCTTTCGACGACTAGAGATCCTATTAATGCCCTGCAGAATTTGTCCGTACTGCCTATGGATAACCACAATCGGGGAACATACTTCGATGCGACCAGAAACATCCGTTACGGCGATCTTCTGGGTCTTACGCCTGCCCGTCTGATGATCGGAGACAACTCGCAGGACCCTTATCTCGTCGGCAGGGACGGTGCGACAGGGAGTTACCAAATGAACGCGGGCAACTTCGGCGTACTGTACCGGATCAAGCTCTACCGGGTCGCTCCGCGGACGCTGATCACGTTTAATCCCCGGGGCGGGCAATACGATGGGGTGATTATGGTGAATGGCCGGATCGTCCAGCTTCCTGATACGAGCGGTTTGAAGGCCCCCCACGAGGCGGCCGTGCTGTACCGGACCGGAGACCAAGAGGAGACGGTGGAAATGCTGTTCACTGCCGCACCGGGCAGCAGCTTGTCCGTTAATCTGTTGTTCCAGCCTTTACCTGAAATCAAGCACTAA
- a CDS encoding S-layer homology domain-containing protein has protein sequence MRVVGADGTTEPAPAFAEPITIALQVDPNANPDLLGIYFISADGTLEYMGGTLADGMITAKIHHLGKYAVPEYNKTFADVGESHWAIQAIKKMAAKHIIAGIDDTRFDPQGNVTRAEFAAMLTRALGLTAADTLTFTDVIPDAWYAEAIAKASSAGIVHGRDSITLRQMPSSPGKKWPL, from the coding sequence ATGCGGGTTGTTGGCGCAGACGGAACTACCGAACCGGCACCAGCCTTTGCCGAGCCAATAACGATCGCGCTGCAAGTCGATCCGAATGCCAATCCCGATTTATTGGGCATATACTTTATTTCGGCAGACGGAACCCTTGAGTATATGGGCGGGACGTTAGCGGACGGCATGATCACCGCGAAAATTCATCATTTAGGGAAATATGCGGTTCCCGAATACAACAAAACGTTTGCCGATGTAGGAGAGAGCCACTGGGCGATTCAAGCTATTAAAAAAATGGCGGCAAAGCACATCATTGCAGGGATCGACGACACGCGTTTCGATCCGCAAGGCAACGTAACACGGGCCGAATTCGCAGCAATGCTGACACGCGCATTAGGGCTAACGGCTGCTGATACCCTGACGTTCACGGATGTGATTCCTGATGCTTGGTATGCTGAAGCGATCGCCAAGGCAAGCAGCGCTGGAATCGTGCATGGTCGTGATTCGATCACATTGCGCCAAATGCCGTCATCACCCGGGAAGAAATGGCCGTTATGA
- the yidD gene encoding membrane protein insertion efficiency factor YidD → MGIVRKAVKGPIIFYRKFISPLKPPTCRFYPTCSAYALEAIEVHGPVKGSWLAAKRIARCHPFHPGGIDPVPPRKSPVPEQGGKLSDGSSS, encoded by the coding sequence ATGGGCATCGTTCGCAAAGCGGTTAAAGGCCCGATCATTTTCTACCGGAAGTTTATTTCTCCGCTGAAGCCGCCGACCTGCAGGTTTTACCCGACCTGCTCCGCCTACGCTCTGGAGGCGATCGAAGTGCACGGCCCGGTGAAAGGGTCCTGGCTCGCAGCCAAACGAATTGCCCGCTGCCATCCGTTTCACCCTGGCGGGATCGATCCCGTTCCTCCAAGGAAATCACCGGTTCCGGAGCAGGGAGGCAAGCTTAGCGACGGGAGCTCGTCATGA
- a CDS encoding Fur family transcriptional regulator, whose product MLSSEQIIGVMSARGLRITDQRRTLAKLFAERDGYLTPKDVYEYMEKIYSGLSFDTVYRNLRVMEELGVLEQIMFEDGLKFRASCSEGHHHHHMICLQCERTYPIHFCPMPLTDAPEQFQVVKHKFEVFGYCKDCRRELNGERLPQNSGTS is encoded by the coding sequence ATGCTGTCGAGTGAACAAATCATCGGGGTCATGTCCGCCCGAGGGCTGCGGATTACGGATCAGCGCAGAACGCTGGCCAAGCTGTTTGCAGAGCGTGACGGATATTTAACGCCGAAAGACGTTTATGAATATATGGAAAAAATATATAGCGGCCTCAGCTTTGATACGGTGTACCGCAATTTGCGGGTGATGGAGGAACTGGGGGTACTGGAGCAGATCATGTTTGAGGACGGCCTCAAGTTCCGGGCCAGCTGCAGCGAGGGGCATCATCATCACCATATGATCTGCCTGCAATGCGAGCGGACGTATCCGATCCATTTCTGTCCCATGCCTTTGACGGACGCGCCTGAGCAATTCCAGGTCGTGAAGCATAAGTTCGAAGTGTTCGGCTACTGCAAAGACTGCCGCCGCGAGCTGAACGGCGAGCGGCTGCCTCAGAATAGCGGGACGTCCTGA
- the metG gene encoding methionine--tRNA ligase, with protein MAEKKTFYITTPIYYPSDKLHIGHAYTTVAGDAIARYKRLRGYDVRYLTGTDEHGQKIERKAQESGKTPQQFVDDIVVGIKNLWRKLDISNDDFIRTTEPRHKAVVEEIFDRLVKKGDIYKGEYEGWYCTPCESFFTERQLVDGNCPDCGRPVELVKEESYFFRMSHYADRLLQYYEENPDFIQPESRKNEMINNFIKPGLEDLAVSRTTFDWGIRVKGDPKHVIYVWIDALTNYITALGYGTDNPELYERYWPADVHLVGKEIVRFHTIYWPIMLMALDLPLPKKVFGHGWLLTKGGKMSKSKGNVVDPNMLIDRYGLDATRYYLLREVPFGSDGSFTPESFVQRVNSDLANDLGNLLNRTVAMIGKYFDGELPAYRPNVTPYDAELSELAQQTIRKVEEVMENLEFSVALTAISAFIGRTNKYIDETQPWVLAKDEAKREELASVMVHLAESLRIASILLQPFLTQAPAKIWAQLGIEPGELTSWESTKSFGLIPAGTKLGKGEPIFPRLDADQEIQYIVDSMSAGAEPAPEEPAKAQEAEAVKEESKPEIGIDDFAKVELRVAEVIACEPVPKADKLLKLQLDLGYEQRQVVSGIAKFYKPEELVGRKVICVTNLKPVKLRGELSQGMILAASQGDKLTLATVPDSMPNGAIVK; from the coding sequence ATGGCTGAGAAAAAAACATTCTATATTACGACGCCGATTTATTATCCAAGCGACAAGCTGCATATCGGTCACGCCTACACGACGGTGGCCGGGGACGCTATTGCGCGTTACAAGCGATTGCGCGGCTATGATGTGCGCTATTTGACCGGTACGGACGAGCATGGGCAGAAGATCGAACGTAAAGCCCAGGAGAGTGGCAAGACTCCGCAGCAATTTGTCGACGACATCGTAGTCGGCATTAAGAACTTGTGGCGGAAGCTGGACATTTCCAACGATGACTTCATTCGCACCACCGAACCGCGCCATAAAGCCGTCGTTGAGGAAATCTTCGACCGTCTGGTGAAGAAGGGTGATATTTATAAAGGCGAATACGAGGGCTGGTACTGTACGCCATGCGAATCGTTCTTTACCGAGCGCCAGCTCGTAGACGGCAATTGTCCGGACTGTGGACGCCCGGTCGAGCTGGTGAAAGAGGAGAGCTATTTCTTCCGCATGAGCCACTATGCGGATCGCCTGCTGCAGTACTATGAGGAGAATCCTGACTTCATTCAGCCGGAATCCCGCAAGAATGAGATGATCAACAACTTCATCAAGCCAGGTCTCGAGGATCTGGCGGTATCCCGTACGACATTCGATTGGGGGATCCGGGTCAAGGGAGATCCGAAGCACGTCATCTACGTGTGGATCGACGCATTGACCAATTATATTACGGCGCTGGGCTACGGCACGGACAATCCGGAGCTGTATGAGCGCTATTGGCCGGCGGATGTCCACCTCGTCGGGAAGGAGATTGTCCGTTTCCATACGATCTATTGGCCGATCATGCTCATGGCACTGGATCTGCCGCTGCCGAAAAAGGTTTTTGGACACGGCTGGCTGCTTACCAAGGGGGGTAAAATGTCCAAATCCAAAGGAAACGTCGTTGATCCGAACATGCTGATCGACCGTTATGGCCTGGACGCAACGCGCTATTACTTGCTGCGCGAGGTTCCGTTCGGCTCTGACGGCTCCTTTACGCCGGAGAGCTTCGTGCAGCGGGTCAACTCAGACCTGGCCAATGATCTCGGGAACCTGCTGAACCGCACGGTGGCGATGATCGGCAAATATTTTGACGGGGAGCTGCCGGCGTATCGTCCAAATGTAACGCCGTACGATGCTGAGCTGTCCGAACTCGCGCAGCAAACGATTCGCAAGGTGGAGGAAGTGATGGAGAATCTGGAGTTCTCCGTAGCCTTGACAGCGATCAGTGCTTTCATCGGGCGGACGAATAAATACATTGATGAGACGCAGCCTTGGGTGCTGGCCAAGGACGAAGCGAAGCGGGAGGAGCTTGCTTCGGTCATGGTGCATTTGGCGGAATCCTTGCGTATCGCTTCCATCTTGCTGCAGCCGTTCCTGACCCAGGCTCCGGCAAAAATCTGGGCACAGCTGGGCATTGAGCCAGGAGAGCTCACTTCCTGGGAGAGCACCAAATCGTTCGGCTTGATTCCGGCTGGAACGAAGCTGGGCAAAGGGGAGCCGATCTTCCCTAGACTTGATGCCGATCAGGAAATCCAGTACATCGTCGATTCGATGTCCGCGGGAGCGGAGCCTGCTCCAGAAGAGCCTGCCAAAGCGCAGGAGGCGGAAGCCGTCAAGGAGGAGTCGAAGCCGGAGATCGGTATCGACGACTTTGCGAAGGTAGAGCTGCGCGTGGCCGAGGTTATCGCCTGCGAGCCGGTGCCGAAAGCGGATAAGCTGCTTAAGCTGCAGCTCGACCTCGGCTATGAGCAGCGCCAGGTTGTCTCCGGGATCGCGAAATTCTATAAGCCGGAGGAATTGGTAGGCCGCAAAGTGATCTGCGTGACCAACCTCAAGCCGGTCAAGCTTCGCGGCGAGCTGTCGCAGGGCATGATCTTGGCCGCCTCACAGGGAGATAAGCTGACACTGGCGACCGTTCCAGATTCGATGCCAAACGGCGCGATCGTCAAGTAA
- a CDS encoding metal ABC transporter substrate-binding protein — protein MKIYKGWKAVLLLLAAVLLLAGCGSGNNENKVVAGKVNVVTSFYPLYEFAKEIGGEEAHVINLLPVGVEPHDWTPRSQEILNTSKAQLFLYNGAGLEGWLDSFLKGLGSDSKVKTVEVSQGITLIASGEEDGHQHGAGNDDHHDEDGHAHAEDDHNHDHGHIDPHTWVSPKSAIIMAENIKNSFIEVDPAHREQYEDRYEQLHARLQQLDAKFTEELAKTSRKEIVVSHQSFGYLCRDYGLTQHSIMGLTPEAEPKAQDLMHLSKLVKEEGIQYIFFEELVSDKLVNTLASEAGVKTLVLNPVEGLTKQQEQAGENYFTLMEKNLQNLVLALQ, from the coding sequence ATGAAAATATATAAAGGCTGGAAAGCGGTTCTGTTGCTTCTTGCGGCAGTTCTGCTGCTGGCCGGCTGCGGAAGCGGCAATAATGAAAATAAGGTCGTTGCGGGCAAGGTCAACGTCGTTACGAGTTTTTATCCTCTCTATGAATTTGCAAAAGAGATAGGCGGAGAAGAGGCGCATGTTATCAATTTGCTGCCTGTAGGCGTCGAGCCGCATGATTGGACGCCGCGCAGCCAGGAAATTCTCAACACGTCCAAAGCACAGCTGTTCTTATACAACGGAGCGGGGCTTGAAGGATGGCTGGACAGCTTCCTTAAAGGCCTGGGCAGCGACTCCAAGGTGAAGACCGTCGAAGTAAGCCAGGGGATTACCCTGATCGCAAGCGGTGAAGAGGATGGACACCAGCATGGCGCGGGGAACGACGATCATCATGATGAAGACGGACACGCCCATGCCGAAGATGATCATAATCATGACCACGGCCATATCGACCCGCACACTTGGGTAAGCCCGAAATCGGCGATAATCATGGCTGAGAATATCAAAAACAGCTTTATCGAGGTTGATCCTGCTCATCGGGAGCAATACGAGGACCGCTATGAACAGCTGCATGCCCGCCTGCAGCAGCTTGATGCCAAGTTTACGGAGGAACTGGCGAAGACGAGCCGGAAAGAGATCGTCGTATCCCACCAATCGTTTGGCTATCTGTGCCGGGATTACGGGCTGACTCAGCATTCGATTATGGGCCTGACGCCCGAAGCGGAACCGAAAGCCCAGGATTTGATGCATCTGTCCAAGCTGGTGAAGGAAGAAGGGATTCAATATATCTTTTTTGAGGAGCTTGTGTCTGATAAGCTTGTGAACACGCTGGCCTCGGAGGCAGGCGTGAAAACGCTGGTGCTTAATCCGGTTGAGGGGCTGACGAAGCAGCAGGAGCAGGCGGGAGAGAATTATTTTACATTGATGGAGAAAAATTTGCAAAATCTTGTTCTCGCCTTACAATAA
- a CDS encoding cache domain-containing sensor histidine kinase: protein MNLRIKLLTAFLGLVIVPLFILGVVTFFVTFQSIETKHSQQAEYSLKAISYSIKKVFQEMDNVTDNGISNEIFKMALMAEDPESQNLVSQIQLNENQKNFRSLLYNHPAIDYAFLYSERGYGETSNVVTLFNKESFQTLPYEKFKLHPLYEEVKALKGQSKWIAPYEYPELTGSENVFTQIRLIKDKNTMKPLGILAVQIKNWEFERIFQNLKLGSEMKDTRFMLVNDDGLVLYDHQSEFDGEHIQEHINKAFLPNDTYQSFKGKFNGQESIISIYNLQGYPWSLVSVTSWSYLSQEVTTFAKWFIAILLTCLITATLFNVLFMNRITGHIGKIVRFMRKVEAGDLQARVEEKGDDELFLLQKGFNNQMNKINELFEQVKTEQEQKANAELRVLQAQIKPHFLFNTLESINVLAIQNEGRKVSEMVLRLASILRISIQEKEEIKLSLEIEHLYSYLEIQKIRFDDLFDYTIDIPEEMMPYRLLKLTLQPLVENSIQHGFDGIEYPGHITITGFLEEDRMILRIEDNGIGMTGEQLSSIQYAELGQVQYDALKPYPSPERQGLGLRSVHDRLRLQYGRRFGLFICSAPGQGTMIQCVIPKHGFI, encoded by the coding sequence ATGAACTTGAGGATCAAATTGTTGACGGCTTTTCTCGGCCTCGTGATCGTGCCGCTATTCATTCTTGGCGTCGTCACGTTTTTCGTCACCTTTCAATCGATCGAGACAAAACACAGCCAGCAGGCTGAATATTCGCTCAAGGCCATCAGCTACAGCATCAAAAAAGTGTTTCAAGAGATGGACAATGTGACGGATAACGGGATCTCCAACGAAATATTCAAAATGGCGCTCATGGCCGAGGATCCCGAATCCCAGAACCTGGTCAGCCAAATTCAATTGAACGAGAACCAGAAAAACTTTCGCTCCCTGCTATATAACCACCCTGCCATCGATTACGCTTTTCTGTACAGTGAGCGGGGATACGGCGAAACCTCGAACGTGGTGACTTTGTTTAACAAGGAGAGCTTCCAGACTCTGCCGTATGAGAAGTTTAAGCTGCATCCCCTGTATGAAGAAGTGAAGGCGCTCAAGGGCCAGTCGAAGTGGATTGCACCTTATGAGTATCCCGAGCTGACGGGTTCTGAAAACGTATTCACGCAAATCCGGCTGATCAAGGATAAAAATACGATGAAGCCGCTCGGCATTTTGGCGGTGCAGATCAAGAACTGGGAGTTTGAGCGGATTTTCCAAAATTTGAAGCTGGGCAGCGAAATGAAGGATACCCGTTTTATGCTCGTTAATGACGACGGTCTTGTCTTATACGATCACCAGTCCGAGTTTGACGGCGAGCACATCCAGGAGCATATTAACAAGGCGTTTCTTCCGAATGATACCTATCAGAGCTTCAAGGGAAAGTTCAACGGGCAGGAAAGTATCATTTCTATTTACAATTTGCAAGGTTATCCCTGGAGCCTGGTATCTGTAACCTCTTGGAGCTATTTGTCGCAGGAGGTTACGACCTTTGCCAAATGGTTTATCGCCATCCTGCTGACCTGCTTGATCACAGCGACGCTGTTCAACGTGCTGTTTATGAACCGGATTACCGGCCATATCGGCAAAATCGTCCGGTTTATGCGCAAGGTCGAGGCGGGGGATTTACAGGCCAGAGTGGAAGAGAAGGGCGATGACGAGCTCTTTTTGCTGCAAAAGGGCTTTAACAATCAAATGAACAAAATCAATGAGCTGTTCGAACAGGTCAAGACGGAGCAGGAGCAGAAGGCCAACGCGGAGCTGCGGGTGCTGCAGGCGCAAATCAAGCCTCATTTTCTCTTTAACACGCTGGAGTCGATCAACGTTCTGGCCATTCAGAACGAAGGGCGGAAGGTGAGCGAAATGGTGCTGCGCCTGGCCAGCATTTTGCGGATCAGCATTCAGGAGAAGGAAGAGATCAAGCTTAGTCTCGAAATCGAGCATCTGTACAGCTATTTGGAAATCCAAAAGATCAGGTTCGACGACTTGTTCGATTATACCATCGATATCCCGGAGGAAATGATGCCGTACCGGCTGCTCAAATTAACGCTTCAGCCGCTCGTGGAGAACAGCATTCAGCACGGCTTCGACGGCATTGAATATCCGGGGCATATTACGATTACAGGATTCCTGGAGGAAGACCGGATGATTCTGCGGATCGAAGACAACGGGATCGGCATGACCGGGGAGCAGCTATCCTCCATCCAGTATGCGGAGCTAGGGCAAGTCCAGTACGATGCGTTGAAGCCTTATCCAAGTCCGGAGAGACAGGGACTGGGACTGCGCAGTGTTCATGACCGGCTGCGTTTGCAGTATGGCCGCAGATTCGGATTGTTCATTTGCTCGGCTCCCGGACAAGGCACGATGATTCAATGCGTCATTCCCAAGCATGGTTTTATTTAA
- the nagZ gene encoding beta-N-acetylhexosaminidase, with product MELSNLTLEQKIGQMFICGFPGTAADEGIKGLIAEHHLGGIIYFRRNIESVEQLSRLSRELQQLPRSTPEIPLFISMDQEGGMVARLDHDGVSRIQGSMALGAANDPALTEKAATLAAKELTALGINLNFAPCVDVNNNPANPVIGVRSFGEDPLQVAEHGAAAIRGYQNQGVSATAKHFPGHGDTAVDSHHGLASVPHSKERLYRVELPPFRKAIESGVDMIMTAHVIFPAFEPDGIPATLSRRVLTGLLRTELGFEGVIITDCLEMHAISKSCGIAEGAVRAIEAGADIVLVSHTLEEQVRAIQTVLAAVQSGRLSEEQIDESVRRILSLKQKRIGVVQESSPPEPCSRPLTPKEESEPLLRQIAERSVTLVSDASRNLPLDGAEPVLVIWPELRRRTEVDEPAVHRYTLADAIAPYAEQVTLVTVGTFPDSGEIRGAIEQSRNFRQIIVLTYTAEGEVSEGQISLIQGLNEIHGSSIIVVSTRNPYDINFFPEIGTYLCLYENRQYALDALAKVLFGQLRPQGKLPVGLNPQFPIGHGL from the coding sequence TTGGAACTGTCAAATCTAACGTTAGAGCAAAAAATCGGGCAAATGTTTATTTGCGGTTTTCCCGGAACTGCGGCAGATGAAGGAATCAAAGGGCTGATCGCGGAGCATCACTTGGGCGGTATCATTTACTTCCGCCGGAACATCGAAAGCGTGGAACAGCTGTCCAGGCTGTCCCGGGAATTGCAGCAGCTGCCCCGCAGCACACCGGAAATTCCCCTGTTTATCTCCATGGATCAGGAAGGCGGGATGGTGGCGAGGCTGGATCATGACGGCGTAAGCCGAATTCAGGGCAGTATGGCGCTCGGAGCCGCAAACGATCCGGCGCTGACGGAAAAGGCCGCTACGCTGGCAGCCAAGGAATTAACCGCCCTGGGCATCAACCTGAACTTTGCGCCGTGCGTTGATGTCAATAACAATCCGGCTAATCCGGTGATCGGCGTCCGCTCGTTCGGCGAGGACCCGCTGCAGGTAGCCGAACATGGCGCGGCAGCGATCCGGGGATACCAAAATCAGGGGGTCAGCGCTACGGCGAAGCATTTTCCGGGGCATGGCGATACAGCCGTTGATTCGCATCATGGTTTGGCCAGCGTGCCGCACAGCAAGGAGCGGTTGTACCGGGTTGAGCTACCGCCGTTTCGCAAAGCGATTGAGAGCGGCGTGGACATGATTATGACGGCGCATGTCATATTTCCGGCCTTCGAGCCGGACGGAATTCCGGCAACGCTGTCCCGCCGCGTACTTACCGGCTTGCTGCGCACCGAGCTAGGATTCGAAGGCGTCATCATCACGGATTGCCTGGAGATGCATGCGATATCCAAAAGCTGCGGCATTGCCGAGGGCGCCGTACGGGCCATCGAGGCCGGAGCGGACATCGTCCTGGTCAGCCATACGCTGGAGGAGCAGGTGCGAGCGATCCAAACGGTGCTCGCCGCTGTACAAAGCGGACGATTAAGCGAGGAACAAATCGATGAATCCGTGAGGCGTATTCTGTCCTTGAAGCAGAAGCGCATCGGCGTTGTACAAGAGAGCTCGCCGCCGGAGCCCTGCAGCCGCCCGCTGACGCCCAAGGAGGAGAGCGAACCGCTGCTGCGGCAGATCGCAGAGCGCAGTGTGACGCTCGTAAGTGATGCAAGCCGCAATTTGCCTCTAGACGGAGCGGAGCCTGTACTCGTCATCTGGCCGGAGCTGCGCCGACGGACTGAGGTGGATGAACCAGCTGTGCATCGTTACACGCTGGCCGATGCGATCGCTCCTTATGCGGAGCAAGTGACACTGGTTACCGTAGGCACCTTTCCCGACAGCGGCGAAATTCGGGGTGCGATAGAACAGAGCAGGAATTTCAGGCAGATTATCGTGCTTACTTACACCGCGGAAGGAGAGGTCTCCGAAGGGCAAATTTCCTTAATTCAGGGATTGAATGAAATTCATGGTTCTAGTATTATAGTTGTATCTACGCGGAATCCATATGATATCAATTTTTTTCCTGAAATTGGAACCTATTTGTGCCTATACGAGAACCGGCAATATGCGCTTGACGCGCTTGCCAAAGTGCTGTTCGGGCAGCTTCGCCCGCAGGGCAAGCTTCCGGTAGGCCTCAACCCTCAGTTCCCGATAGGACACGGCCTGTAA